In one Euwallacea fornicatus isolate EFF26 chromosome 33, ASM4011564v1, whole genome shotgun sequence genomic region, the following are encoded:
- the LOC136348515 gene encoding chymotrypsin-like protease CTRL-1, producing MRLLIILSVVYAAHFIFIYSSVIHRSAESGFDDFFNRDHVRRKRFLGLGRRFKLNKRYQECIAPGDAKGHCKHLPFCPIDILTGTRGPLEYLCVIERTFVGVCCPDDVVLSGIIGSQLIMDLPAGGEDYEENDNITGCGIPAEGRSMSTTNRTRVQQWPWLAALYHPDEFNRGIEQQFCGGALITDMHVLTAAHCLQKDTPENVRVRLGEYDFSRSNETRFQDYAVAEITNHEQFEISTYEHDIAIVRLKQPTSFNSYIWPICLPPSGENFENETASVAGWGQVEYAGPTSAILLQVAIPVWKQDSCVNSFLQKITEYNICAAGYEGGKDSCQGDSGGPLMYQLKNGRWITIGVVSWGIECGNKGSPGIYTRVNKYLPWIIKHTIAKK from the exons ATGCGGTTGCTAATAATTCTTTCAGTTGTTTATGCTgctcattttattttcatatattctAGCGTCATTCATAGATCAG CTGAAAGCGGCTTCGACGATTTTTTCAATAGGGACCACGTAAGAAGAAAAAGGTTCTTAGGATTAGGGCGCAGATTTAAA TTAAACAAACGTTACCAAGAGTGCATAGCACCAGGAGATGCCAAAGGTCATTGCAAACATCTGCCTTTCTGCCCTATTGATATCTTAACTGGGACTAGAGGACCTTTGGAATATTTGTGTGTCATTGAGAGAAC ATTTGTGGGAGTTTGTTGTCCGGATGACGTAGTTTTATCCGGCATAATAGGGTCTCAGTTAATAATGGACCTGCCTGCCGGTGGGGAAGATTACGAAGAAAACGACAACATCACGG GTTGTGGAATTCCTGCGGAGGGACGATCGATGTCGACAACTAACAGAACTAGAGTCCAGCAGTGGCCTTGGCTGGCTGCCCTTTACCATCCCGATGAATTCAATCGCGGGATAGAGCAACAATTTTGCGGAGGGGCACTTATAACCGATATGCACGTCTTGACCGCAGCCCATTGTTTGCAAAA GGACACTCCCGAAAATGTCAGGGTTCGATTAGGGGAATACGATTTTTCGAGGTCTAACGAGACACGCTTTCAAGATTACGCAGTGGCTGAAATAACTAATCAtgaacaatttgaaatttccactTATGAACATGATATTGCGATAGTACGGTTAAAACAGCCGACTTCTTTCAACTCGTATATTTGGCCCATATGCCTGCCTCCTTCGG gggaaaattttgaaaatgaaactgcATCGGTGGCAGGGTGGGGACAAGTAGAATATGCAGGTCCTACCTCGGCAATACTGTTGCAAGTGGCAATTCCAGTGTGGAAACAGGATTCTTGTGTAAATAGCTTTTTGCAGAAAATTACTGAGTACAACATTTGTGCTGCAGGATACGAAGGAGGAAAGGATTCTTGTCAG GGAGATTCTGGAGGTCCGCTAATGTACCAGTTGAAAAATGGCCGCTGGATTACAATAGGAGTGGTGTCGTGGGGAATCGAATGCGGCAATAAAGGCAGTCCGGGGATTTACACTAGAGTAAACAAATATCTACCCTGGATTATAAAGCACACAATTGCCAAAAAATAG